The Amphiprion ocellaris isolate individual 3 ecotype Okinawa chromosome 6, ASM2253959v1, whole genome shotgun sequence genome contains a region encoding:
- the LOC111575817 gene encoding eosinophil peroxidase-like: MILLYLLALSLSLQCQTDATLSRSFIESNVLIAKANVDAAYSYSRQVSVERVRRNAVSPSDVLRLMKQPRGVSRLAVRAADYMDYTVELITKSLQQRQKRSINATDLLSEEDLQTIAELTGCTPLQRPPSCKTTPNLNVYRTATSVCNNRENPRWGSSNRPLTRWLPAVYEDGISRPRGWTPSQKVNGFILPMVRVVSNRIVAANNMVPSDPLYSHLVTIFGQWTDHDLSFTPHSPVIRSFNDGIDCDQTCENTEPCFPIQIPSYDPRFGRNSNECIPFFRSAPGCGSGNTGHIFGARNPRQQMNTLTAYIDAGQVYGADDTKARLLRNLTTDEGLLKVNMKYTDDGRELLPFDSMDSRMCATRRRITNDSNAEEVLCFLAGDSRVNENIALTSLHTLFMREHNRLARALAQLNPHWNGEKLYQEARKIMGAYFQVITYRDYLGLIVGPDFMASHLSTYPGYDETVDASISNSFATAAFRFAHLQVQSFIFRLNETYQEHPQYPNVMLHRAFFAPWRVIFEGGLDLIVRGLVGERAKLNTQDDMMSNELRERLFEFSNHVALDLASLNMQRGRDHALPGYNKWRKFCGLSQPQNLTQLAEVLNNTDLAKRLLHLYGTTDNIDLWLGGVSEPFVRGGRVGPLFACLIATQFQKIREGDRFWWEHDGVFTEAQRESLAETSLARIICDNTGITEVPERPLLFRPRGSGYTQCTDMPVFDLSPWQENGTSPGSPGNQGPPGPRGPPGPRGPVGPRGPPGPSSNMHKVAFSVRLANDYPRSGQPVVFPDEVYNEQKSYDSRTGYFICKYPGVYEFTFYCRINKYAASVDLMLNSGRVVHSYTTRRRGFLTASGGIILKLVKGDKVWLVANHKGNGLLKDSFFNGHLLFE, encoded by the exons ATGATTCTTCTCTACCTGTTGGCTTTAAGTCTGAGCTTGCAATGCCAGACCGATGCAA cgCTGAGCAGGAGCTTCATCGAAAGCAATGTGCTCATTGCAAAAGCCAACGTGGACGCGGCCTATTCCTACTCGAGACAAGT TTCCGTCGAACGCGTCAGAAGAAATGCGGTGAGCCCCTCAGACGTCCTGCGCCTGATGAAGCAACCCCGTGGTGTATCCAGACTGGCAGTGCGAGCAGCAGACTACATGGATTACACCGTGGAGCTCATCACCAAGTCTCTCCAACAGCGCCAAAAGCGATCCATCAACGCCACAG ATCTGCTCTCCGAGGAGGACCTGCAGACCATCGCTGAGCTGACAGGCTGCACTCCACTCCAGCGACCTCCTTCCTGCAAGACGACTCCCAATTTAAACGTGTATCGCACTGCAACCAGCGTCTGCAACAATAG AGAGAACCCTCGCTGGGGATCATCCAACAGACCTCTGACCCGCTGGCTCCCTGCTGTGTATGAGGATGGCATCTCTAGGCCTAGAGGCTGGACCCCAAGTCAAAAAGTCAACGGATTTATTCTTCCAATG GTCCGGGTGGTGTCCAACCGTATCGTGGCAGCTAATAATATGGTTCCGAGTGACCCCCTCTACAGCCACCTGGTGACAATCTTTGGGCAGTGGACTGACCACGACCTGTCCTTCACCCCCCATTCTCCCGTCATCCGCTCATTCAATGATGGCATTGACTGCGACCAAACTTGTGAAAACACAGAGCCCTGCTTCCCCATCCAG ATTCCCAGCTATGACCCCCGCTTTGGCAGGAACTCAAATGAGTGCATACCTTTCTTCCGGTCAGCACCAGGTTGTGGTTCTGGAAACACAGGCCACATCTTTGGCGCAAGAAACCCCCGTCAGCAGATGAACACTCTCACAGCCTACATTGATGCAGGTCAGGTCTACGGTGCTGATGATACCAAAGCTCGCCTCCTCCGGAACCTCACGACAGACGAGGGCCTATTGAAGGTCAACATGAAGTACACAGATGACGGCCGTGAGCTGCTGCCATTCGACAGCATGGACTCCAGAATGTGTGCCACCCGAAGACGCATTACCAATGACAGTAATGCAGAGGAGGTGCTCTGCTTTCTTGCAG GTGATTCACGCGTAAATGAGAACATTGCGCTGACCTCTCTACACACACTCTTTATGCGCGAGCACAACCGACTTGCCCGTGCCCTGGCCCAACTCAATCCTCACTGGAACGGAGAGAAACTCTACCAGGAAGCCCGCAAGATCATGGGAGCATACTTTCAG GTTATCACTTACAGAGACTACTTAGGCCTGATTGTTGGCCCAGACTTCATGGCCTCGCACCTGTCCACCTACCCTGGGTATGACGAGACTGTGGATGCAAGCATCTCCAATTCGTTTGCCACGGCTGCCTTCCGATTCGCCCACCTGCAGGTTCAGTCGTTCATATTCCGTCTAAATGAGACATACCAGGAGCACCCTCAATACCCCAACGTGATGCTGCACAGAGCCTTCTTTGCACCATGGAGGGTCATCTTTGAAG GTGGTTTGGACTTAATCGTGAGAGGGCTGGTAGGTGAGAGGGCAAAGCTGAACACTCAGGATGACATGATGAGTAATGAACTGAGGGAAAGGCTGTTCGAGTTCTCCAATCATGTGGCACTGGATCTGGCTTCACTGAACATGCAGAGAGGGCGAGACCATGCACTTCCTG GCTACAACAAATGGCGCAAGTTCTGTGGACTATCACAACCACAAAATCTGACACAGTTGGCAGAAGTGTTGAACAACACAGATCTAGCCAAGAGGCTGCTGCATCTCTATGGCACAACCGACAACATTGATCTGTGGCTGGGAGGTGTGTCTGAGCCATTTgtcagaggaggaagagttgGACCCTTGTTTGCCTGCCTGATTGCCACTCAGTTCCAAAAGATCCGTGAAGGAGACCG ATTCTGGTGGGAACATGACGGTGTCTTCACTGAGGCTCAGAGGGAGTCTCTGGCAGAAACATCACTTGCCCGGATCATCTGTGACAACACTGGCATCACGGAAGTACCTGAGAGACCTTTACTGTTCCGACCTCGGGGTAGTGGTTACACTCAGTGCACGGACATGCCTGTCTTTGACCTGAGCCCATGGCAGGAGAACG gTACCTCACCTGGATCCCCTGGAAACCAAG GCCCTCCTGGACCCAGAGGACCTCCAG GACCCAGAGGACCAGTTGGCCCCAGAGGTCCCCCTGGACCTTCTTCCAACATGCACAAAGTGGCCTTCTCTGTGCGACTGGCAAATGACTACCCCAGATCTGGTCAACCTGTTGTCTTCCCCGACGAAGTCTACAATGAGCAGAAGTCCTACGACAGTAGAACTGGGTATTTTATCTGTAAGTACCCAGGTGTTTATGAGTTTACATTCTACTGTAGGATCAACAAATATGCCGCCAGTGTGGATCTGATGCTTAACAGTGGCCGGGTTGTGCATTCGTATACCACCCGGCGAAGAGGTTTCCTCACAGCCAGTGGCGGGATCATCCTTAAGCTTGTGAAGGGAGACAAAGTCTGGCTGGTGGCTAACCATAAAGGGAATGGTCTTCTCAAAGACAGCTTCTTCAATGGGCATCTTCTCTTTGAGTAG